Part of the Paludisphaera borealis genome, GAATGGAGGCGAGGTTCGGGTCGTTGGTCTCGATGTTCGCTCCCTTCCGGAAGTCGCCGTTGGTGTGGTTGGTCTTCCACACCACGTCGATGTCGGTCGACTCGCCGGGCTTGAGGACCGCCTTCTCGCCATCCTTGAACTTGGCGAACGTGCACATGCACGTGGACGTCCCCTTCCAGAGCTCGAGGTCCCCCTCGCCGTCGTTCTTGATCGTCCAGGAGTGCTTGCCTTCCGACTCCTGCGGCATCGAGCCGAACTCGTGGGTGAGTTCGCCATCGATTTTCGCCTTCGGGGCGGGTCCCGTCTTCACCGGGGCGACCGGAAGATACGATTTCGTGCCGGAAGCCGGCACGAGGCTGCCGACCAAGGTCGCGGCCACGGTCAGGACGACCACCACGACCGCCAGAATGACCCACCGCAACATGATGACATTACTCCGGTTAAGACAACCGAGACAAGGACGGACGCCACGACGACGAAGCGCGGAGCCGCGATGATGGATACGACCAGTACGCACGACCGACGTCGCGCGTTCGTAAGGCTGGAATTTTTATCTTAAGAATCGGGGTCTCACGCGGTCAAGCCGGGCCGCGACGGCTCGTCGCCGACGGCCTCGGCCGCATCAGGTCTTCGACCCGAGAGGTTGACCCCGTTGCCCTGCCCTTCATGGTGAAACGCCTGGCTGCGGCTGAGGTCGACCACGTCGCGGAGCCCCGCCTCGGCGAACCAGCCGGCGACCTCGTCGACCGTGTGCCGCGACAGATATTTGGGCGCGTACCAGTCGAGCGTGTCGCAGACCCGGACCTCGGCGTCGGGGTGCATCGAGACCCCGATCGTGAGGGCGTGCAACGCGACGCCGAACCGCTCGACGGGCCGCCGTCGGCTCGCCATGAGCCGGCGCTTCCAGAGCCCGATCGGGGCCGACAGCCGGCAGAGCGCCAGCAACACGCCCAGCGGCAGGCGGGTCGAGATCGCCCGCTGGGCGTTCATGATCCGTTCCACGATCGGGCTTTCCCGCTCGTAGATCCAGATCGCGATCCGGCCGCCGGGCTTCAACAGGCGGGCGAGTTCCAGAAACGCCGACCGGGGGTCGGGCGTGTGGTCGATGACGCCGATCGAGTAGATCAGGTCGAAGCTTCCGGCCGCGAACGGCGGCCGCAGCAAGTCGCCCCGTGCGATCGCGACTTCGGCAAGACCGGCGGTCAGCTCGCGGGCGGCGTCGACGGCCTGGCTGAGGTCGATTCCGACGATCAGCCGGGCGCCTCGGCCGGCGGCGACTCGCAAATAACGCCCCATGCCGCAGCCGCCGTCGAGCACAAACTTGCCGGCCAGGTCGGCGTCGCCGAACCCCGTCCGGTTCGCGAACGTGGCCCGGTCCTCGGCGTCGCGGATGATCCGGAACCGGTTCCACTGGAGGCTGTAAGCCGCCTTGGTGCGCGTCTGGTCGGAATCGGACATGAGCCGCCGTCGTCAGTAAGAGTCGGCCGAGACGACCTCGCCGAAGTTCCGCGTGCTGAGGGCCTGGAGTACTCCGAGCCTCGATCCGGGCGCGATCAGCACCCGGCCGGTGCCGTCGGAGTTGAAGCTGAGGCCCTGGGCCGTCTTGGTCGTCGGGTCGATCGACCAGCAGTCGACCGAGTCCTTCAGGAACCGGACGCTGCCGTCGGCCAGGCCGATGTTCGCGCCGCCCGGATGGTTGCTGCTCAGGTTGAACGCGATGTAGTCGCGCGCGCTGGGATCGTTGATGCTGAAGAATCGGTGCGTGCCGTTGACCGGGTAGTAGGCGCCCAGCAGCGTGTCGGTCCAGTAACCCGAACTCCAGCCGTGATACTGCGCCCGTCCGGCCTGATCGAACAGCGAATGGTTGTGCTCGGCGAACAGCATCGTGTTGCTCGTGCCGTCGGTGATCGCGCCCAGCCGGGTCGAGCTGTGTGCATAGATCGCGCCGTTCATGTTGGCGAGGCGGAGCGCGAAGGTCGCGTTGTCGACGTGGAGCAGCAGGCACCAGGCACCGACGACCCCGCCGTAGCTGCTCTTGGCCTCCCGCCAGTCGCCGGGGGGCAGGTTCGTGTAGCGAGTCGGATCGAGGGGCGTCGTGTCGTAGATCGAGCCGTCGCTCGGGCAGTTGAGCGTCGAAACTCCGATCGCCGCGATCGTCACGTTCTGGGCGTCGAACACACCGGGGCTGAAATTGACCGCGTTGAAGACGTTCTGTTGCTCAAGGAGCGGCAGCATGTGGACGAACGGGCTGAAGTTCCATTTCGACCCCGGCAGGGCTCCGGAACGCGTGAAGCCGCCCGGCGGCAGCGTCTGTTGGGCCGACTCGTAATTCAAGGCCCCCAGCGCAAGCTGCTTCATGTTGTTCGTGCACTGGGCGCGACGCGCGGCCTCGCGAGCGGATTGCACGGCGGGAAGCAGCAGCGCGATCAAGACGGCGATGATCGCGATCACGACCAGCAACTCGATCAAGGTGAACCCGGACCGACCGGCTCTCGGCATGGCGGACGACGACAAGCTACACCCCTCTTGAAACGCGAAAAAAACGCTCCGTCAGACGCGACGAGGTAGCAGTATACGGTGCGTCCGGCTCCGGAGCAACTTCGGGGAATCGGCGTCACGGCCGGCCGGCGCGGGCGTCCCAGAGATCCTCCGCGGCGCTGCGGCGGATGTAGTTCGGCTCCAGGCTGAAGAGGTCGAATTCCGCCCCGCTCGCCGCGATCCGCCGGGCCAGTTCCACGAGCCGACGGCCCGACGGCTGGTTGAGGGCCGAGTCGCCGGCGACGACCCGGCTCGGCAAGGCCGATCGGATCGCCTCCGCGTTCAGCGCCGGCCCCAGCACGAGCGTCCCCGCCTCCAGCCCCTCGGCCCAGCGGCCGAAGGGCTCGATCCGGCTCGGCGCGACGGCCGTGAGCGCCCCCCCGGCCTCGGTCCGCTCGAACGCGGCGCAGTACACGTCGCCGCGCTGGGCGTCGGCGACGGCCCAGACCTTCAAGGCGTCGTCGGGCGCGTTCTGGGCGAACCCTTCCAGACTGTCGAAGGCCAAGATCCGCGCCCCGGCGGCGTACGCCAGCATCCGGGCCGCCGTCAGACCGATCCGTAAACCGGTGTACGAGCCGGGGCCCAGCCCCACGGCGATCGTCGTCAAGTCGACGGGCTTGAGACCGGCCGAGAGAAGGAGATCGCGAATCATGGGGGCGAGATCGCGACCATGCTT contains:
- a CDS encoding class I SAM-dependent methyltransferase; translation: MSDSDQTRTKAAYSLQWNRFRIIRDAEDRATFANRTGFGDADLAGKFVLDGGCGMGRYLRVAAGRGARLIVGIDLSQAVDAARELTAGLAEVAIARGDLLRPPFAAGSFDLIYSIGVIDHTPDPRSAFLELARLLKPGGRIAIWIYERESPIVERIMNAQRAISTRLPLGVLLALCRLSAPIGLWKRRLMASRRRPVERFGVALHALTIGVSMHPDAEVRVCDTLDWYAPKYLSRHTVDEVAGWFAEAGLRDVVDLSRSQAFHHEGQGNGVNLSGRRPDAAEAVGDEPSRPGLTA
- a CDS encoding DUF1559 domain-containing protein; the encoded protein is MSSSAMPRAGRSGFTLIELLVVIAIIAVLIALLLPAVQSAREAARRAQCTNNMKQLALGALNYESAQQTLPPGGFTRSGALPGSKWNFSPFVHMLPLLEQQNVFNAVNFSPGVFDAQNVTIAAIGVSTLNCPSDGSIYDTTPLDPTRYTNLPPGDWREAKSSYGGVVGAWCLLLHVDNATFALRLANMNGAIYAHSSTRLGAITDGTSNTMLFAEHNHSLFDQAGRAQYHGWSSGYWTDTLLGAYYPVNGTHRFFSINDPSARDYIAFNLSSNHPGGANIGLADGSVRFLKDSVDCWSIDPTTKTAQGLSFNSDGTGRVLIAPGSRLGVLQALSTRNFGEVVSADSY
- the tsaB gene encoding tRNA (adenosine(37)-N6)-threonylcarbamoyltransferase complex dimerization subunit type 1 TsaB, giving the protein MNFLALDTSGDRSAAGVGTAAGLAWEAATDASRKHGRDLAPMIRDLLLSAGLKPVDLTTIAVGLGPGSYTGLRIGLTAARMLAYAAGARILAFDSLEGFAQNAPDDALKVWAVADAQRGDVYCAAFERTEAGGALTAVAPSRIEPFGRWAEGLEAGTLVLGPALNAEAIRSALPSRVVAGDSALNQPSGRRLVELARRIAASGAEFDLFSLEPNYIRRSAAEDLWDARAGRP